The window CAAACCTGGTTAATATAAAACCAGATTGAACAACAGAATTGATAATTTCACTCAATGTAAAGTACCTAACTGAAACGTCGGGGAAATCCTCTTGCTCGGCCTTTTCGAAAAACCTTTTAAAGGAAACCTCACCATCACGGATTCCTTCATCAAAATATGTAGGCTGGATGTCGAACCTTTCCCCGTTTTTGGAAAAACATTTTCTTAAAGGATGAAAATCACTAAGTATCATTTCCCCGCCCTCTTTTAACAAGGAGTAAAGAATATACATAAAACGGTTGAGATTATGAAAATAGTGAAGAATGCCCCCTTCTAAATATAGCACGTCAAATCGCCCTCCATATCGGTTGAGGTCAATGTCATGAATATCTGTAACGATATAGGTAATCTTTGTTTGTGCGCCTTCCGCCAGTTCAAGTGCATACCGCTTGTTTTCTTGTGAAATATCAAACACTGTAACTTCAGCGCCTAAAAGTGCCAGCGGGACTGCTTTTCTTCCGTTGGACCCACAAAGATTAGCAATCTTTTTTCCGGCAACCTCGCCAAAATAACCAGAATGCTTCTTCAAATGTCCTCTTGGGTTTGTTGCTATTTTGGCTGCCAGCTCTTTAGGCATACCATATTGTTTCACCCAAAATTCATATGCCCGGTACTCCCAGGCTCTTTTGTTCTGTATACTTTGTTCGTTCAATGAGATTACCCCCCTTTTGCATCAGTTAAGTATTCGCCAGGAGGTTAATTTTTCCTTCAAAGCTTTGTATACAACTATATAAATATGGAAAAAACTGTACAGAGAACGGAGGGTATCCAATGATCCGATTATTTTTGACTATTTCATTTATCGTTTTCCTCTTTATATCATGGCCGGCAATCGAGGAGCAGCTGGACAATCCAGATAAAGCAATTGAACGGGTCCAGACTGAACTCAATTCGCTCAGGAACAACCCTGAAGTAATGGACGCGGCCTTTGCGCTGATTGACGACTTTCAGGAACTTCTCAAACAAACATGGGTGTTAATCAGAGAAATTAACGAGGACCATCCAACTCCTGCGCCACAGGAAGCCGAAAGTATCTAATGGGTTTTCTGTGGCCATCTTATTCACATTTCAGACACGACCACCTGGCTCTTACTCCATGAAAGACGGACAACTTGGAACAAATTCTAACCAAAATCTTGTTCCATACACTCCACATCATCATCCAACCTATCCCACCATATGGTAAAATAGGCGGAGATAGTGTTGAGAGGTGATTTCGTTGCCAGATTGGTCGTACCATCCCCTTTTTAAACCATTACTAACGAAGCTTCCCCCTGCTGTTGGCCGGGAGTTTATTCATCGTGGGATGAGCCTGCTTTCATCTAATCCTCTTGGAGAAAGACTCATAGAATTTCTTGGCCATATGTCCCCTTCCCGCACATTGCAAAAGCATTTTTTTGACACTGAGTTTTCGACTCCGGTGGGCTTAGCTGGCGCAATCGATCCAGAGTTATCAGGGTTAAAAGCTTTTCAAAACCTCGGTTTTGGTTTTATAGAAGTTGGTCCAGTTTCTATGGAAGGAACGCCAATGGATAACACTCTTCATTTTGACGAAAAAAATGCCAGAATTACAGGCCTCACAGGAAATTCAATTTCACTCGAAACTGCGATAGCCCAGTTACATTCGCTAAAAATGAAAAAAGTACCCTTCTTCATTAGGGTACGTGGAAATTTGAACGAATTAAACCAACTATGCGAATCGCTTCTGCCCTATGGTGATGCTTTTATACTGGAAAGCGAGTATGCAGGTTCACCAGCCAAATTCAGCCAATTGAGAGACAGGATAGGAAAACCATTCATTCTCACCTTTAAGGAAAGAAACCTTACTAATCTAGAAAGCTATAAACCTGATGGGCTGCTTATAGAAGGAGATTCTTGCGAACAAATTGGCGAATCAATAGAACGAATTAAGAAACACCTTGGCAATAATATTCCGGTTATCACTTCTGGAGGGGTAAATGAACCTGCTGATGCCCTGCTACTTTTGGAAAAAGGTGCGTCGCTTATCATGCTTGGTCAGGAATACATATTTACCGGCCCTGGCCTGCCAAAACGGATTAATGAAGCATACTGCTATAAGACCAACCCAAAACCAACAATAAATAAAGGCTGGATCTGGTATTGGCTGTTCGGGATGGCAATTCTGATTGGCGGGTTCGTTGCGCTGTATTTTAGCATGACAGATGTGATTCTTCCATATGATGAATCTTTCCTCGGCATTTTCCGTGAAGACATTTTGAGCTTTAGCCCTGAGATTCTTTACTTTATGGCGCATGATCGCATGACGCTGGCCGGCACGATGATTTCAGGGGGGATTCTCTATATCCAGCTTGCCAGACATGGAATCAGATACGGTCTCCATTGGGCAAGAAAAGCAGTCAATATCGCGGGAATAATCGGTTTCCTAGGCATCCTTTTATTCATTGGATATGGCTATTTCGATTGGCTGCACGGTTTATTCTGGCTGATTCTATTGCCTTTGTTCATTATGGCATTTTTAAAAACGAAAGACGCAGCAGAATCGCCGGTCAGTACAAACCTTTTCAACACCAAGGCCTGGAAACTTGCCATGATAGGGCAGCTTTGCTTTGTAGTATTAGGTGCTGCATTGGCAGTTGGAGGATTGGTCATCTCGACCGTTGGCGTATCAAATGTTTTTGTTCCAAGCGATCTTCAATTTCTTTGTTTATCTCCAGAAATGCTGGACGAATTCAACAATAAATTGATTCCAGTTATTGCCCATGACAGGGCAGGCTTTGGGAGTGCATTGCTAAGTGTGGGCCTGCTCGTGTTAATGCTCGCGTTATGGGGAATCCGCGAAGGTGAGCGCTGGGTTTGGTGGACCTTCACAATTGGCGCTATTCCAGCATTCATTGCCGGGATTGCGACCCATTTTATTATTGGGTACACCGATTTCTTTCATCTGCTGCCTGCTTATTTTGCGTTCCTTTTGTATTTAGCTGGTGTGATTTGCACTGCACCATTTTTATATGCGAAAGGCAGTACATCGATCATTGCTTCATCTAGGGATAAGTCCGCATTAAGCTCTAATTAGCTTTCTTAGTTAAATAAGCCGGCTAGTCCCTGCAGGGAGACTAGCCGGCTTTAACTTTTATCCTTAATTCTTACTTATTATTTTGTCTATTATCCCGTAGTCCAGAGCCTCCTGGGCACTCATGAAGAAGTCTCGGTCAGTGTCTTTTGCCACCTTTTCAACTAGCTGGCCAGTGCGTTCAGATATGATTCCATTAATATGTTCGCGGAGCTTAAGGATCCTTTTTGCTGAAATCTCAATTTCCGTGGCCTGGCCCCTTGCTCCTCCCAGTGGCTGGTGAATCATAATTTCGCTGTTTGGCAGTGCATAACGCTTACCCTTTGCTCCTGCCAATAGAAGCATTGCCCCGAATGAAGCGGCCATCCCGATGCAAATGGTGCTGATTTCCGGCTTAATCAACTGCATTGTATCAAAGATCGCAAACCCCGCACTGGTTGAGCCGCCCGGGCTGTTAATGTAAATGGAGATGTCCTTCTCGGGGTTATCAGCTTCAAGAAACAAAAGCTGCGCAATTACACTATTTGCAACTTGGTCGTTAATTTCGTCTCCGATAATGACAATTCGGTCCTTTAACAGCCGTGAGTAAATATCATACGAACGTTCCCCGCGGCTGGAGTGTTCAATCACATATGGTATCGCACCCATACATTTCGCCTCCCTATTAAGCTGCCATGCAATATGGTTTGAGAGGTTTGCTGCTGGAATGCTTTTGAGAGGCCAGCTTTCGAACATCTGCAAGGGAAGGGATTTGCTGTAGGTGTTTAATTAGAATAGCCGGGTCTTCACGCTTCAGAGACTCGTGTAAAAGTCCAGATAATACCTCGACTTCAGTTGCTTCAACCTGATCAGTAAGAGGACGTAAATGCTCATACTCCAACCGTTTTCTTGCGCGATGCAGCAAAGACTTTATCGCCATTTCTGAGGTACCGACGATTTCCGCTATCTCCTTTGCCTGATAATTAAAACCTTCCTTTAATGTGAAAATGACGGCCTGCTTGAGAGTTAATTTTTGTAAAAGATGGTTTACTGCATCAAGTGTACCTTCTGTTGATGTACTGGAATCAGGGTAAGCCTGTTCATCAGGTATGCCGACCACCTCAAATTTCCTCTTTCTGATTGTATCAATCCATTGATGATAGGCAATCTTTTTCAGAAGCGGTTCGGTAAATTGCTCTGGCTCATAAGTCTGGATAGCCTTTAAGAGCGTACTCTGGAACAAGTCGTCAGATTCCCATTTATTTTTGGTCAAAAAACTGCAGTATTTACCCAGTCCTGTAAAACTATTCTTTTCCCTGGAATCCCTTTTATCAGGCAAGTTCGAGCTTGCTAGCATTCTCGTTCACTCCTTTGAAACCTCTCTGCCTCTATAACGATGCGCTGCAGGGAAAAGATACGGGCAGAAAAACTAATTTTATACAGTATATCCATCAAGGGCGGATTAAGTTTACAAAAAGGAGTATTTTACGATATTGGTCCCATAAACCGAACCATGCCGATTCCCCTATTTGGTATATTCTGGATTATTATGCTGATCACATCCAAACAGGTAGCATTCATGAAGTACAGAAGTGGAAAAATCCATTGGAGGGGTATATCCGGAATGGATTTTATCAATTATTTGGGCGTATTCGCGTTGATGGTTAGTTAATTCTCGAATATAATCTTCTTTTTCTGCTGGGGTCCATTCTTCATCACAATCATCATTCGTTTCAGCGATTCTTTCCTCTATTTCTTTGATAACCTCTTGCTGGATATCCAATGCTGAAGGCAGGTCATCGGCTTTCAATAAGGCAAAGATATACCGTCCAAGCCAGGTTGGGTCTTTAGCGTACGTTTCCCATCCTTTTGAAAACCAATAAATTGCCATTTTATAATCGCCAAGCTCCACATATAGATCGGCAACATCGATTTCTCCGACAAAGTGATCATCTTCTTCTGAAAACTGGCTCAACTTTTGAAAGGCTTCTTCCTTCCTCCCCAGTTCCGCCAGGCATTTTATGTGGCTATATAGCGAAAGATCTGAAGGCTCTGAACCTCGCAGGAAGGAGTCTGCGGCAGCTTCTAATTTTCCTAATTTGTAATAGGCAGTGGCCAGGTTATAAAAGGCAGTTTTAGTTGGATGGATGGAAACCACCTTTTGGAGAACATTCCTTGCTTCTTCCCACTTCTCCCGCCGTACATATACCTCGCCCAGCATATTGTATGGAAAATGTGAGTGGGGTTGCATCTTTATAGCTTCTTTCAAGAGTGGTATTGCCTTGGAATCATCATCTTCTTCATAACAGTAGATCCAGGCTAAGTTGTTTAATGACTGCACATCCCTAGAAGATTTTACTGCTTCGTGAAAAAGCTTGAGTGATTCGTCAAACCGATTTTCTTCTAGAAGTTCAATTGCACGCTGATTAAGATTGTTATTAATGCGCACTCCATCTCCTTTTAGAATGATTGATCCAGCGTCTGAAGTAATTCACCAATTTTCACATCATGAATGACCAAATCGGCTCGGTTATCGAGTTCTGTTTCTTCCAAATTGACGATGACTAGTTTCGCGCCTGCCATCTTCGCGATTTCCGGGAAAACATTGGCCGGGTAAACACTGAGTGATGAACCCATGACAATGAACAAATCTGCGCGACGGGCTTCTAGTTCAGCTTGCTGGACTGCTTTTTCAGGCAGCATCTCCCCGAACAAAACGACAGAAGGACGAAGGAAACCGCCGCATTCTTCACAGGACTTGCCTTCCTCCATGAACAGATCGATTGGATACCTTCTCCCACAATCATTGCAGTGACATGTTCTGAGTGTTCCATGCAGCTCAGATACCTGGTTATTGCCGGCGCGGTGGTGGTAACCATCCACGTTCTGGGTGATAATCGATTGGATGCGGCCTTCGCGCTCCCATTTCGCAAGGATTCTATGGCCCTGGTGCGGCTTGTGCTCTCGAAGGTTTTCAACCCTGTGCCTATAAAATTTTATGAATTCATTTGTATTTTCTTTCATCGCCCGGGTGCTTGCAAGCTGCATCGGATCAGCACCGTGCCAAATCCCGTTGGTCCCACGGAAATCCGGAAGTCCTGCTTCTGTACTCATTCCCGCCCCAGTGAAAACAACAGTATGGGTGGCTTTGTCTAAAAATCTTTTCAACTCTTCCATCCTATAACACCTCGCAGATGTATTTTCTGTTTTTCGCAGTCCAGTTTAAGCAAAGTCGACACGTTTTTCTGAAGCTATCAGCCAAACGGATAACGTTATAACATTTTTCAAGCATGATGGAGATAGGTCAATCAAAGTTTTTGTTACAATTTTTACCAAAATCTACACGCTTGAGTTCCTGTTTCTTCTTTTTATCGAACGTTTTTCCGGTTTATCGGTCTAGTATAATTTTTATCGGTCCAACAGAAATTTTATCGGTCCAACCGCCGCCACCCACTTCGATTATGGGCAAAAAGGTATGTCTGTTTGTATGCTAACCGGCATTCCATAAACCGAGTTCCTCTGACAGGAGTATTGACCCTTTAATCATGTATAGAACCATGCTCCTTCCTAAAGCCCGTAGCTATACACTTCTTCATATTCGTTTTAAACTCCTGCATGTTTTCATGCAAATATCCGACAAGTTAAGAGTGTTAACAAAATCCCCATAATTTTATGAAGCAGCGTAACTATTTCCAATAAAAAACACCTGCAAAAATCTTTGCAAGTGCCGTTGTGGTGTATAGGGTGACAATTTAAAAGTTAACCATTGTAAAATATACGCCAAAAAATATCGCAATCAGGATAATAAATATTCCTAGGCCGATGATTGATCTCTTCGGTGCCCGGAATGATTGAGTATTGATGGCATCAATTTTTCTGATGTAAGCCATAGTTGCCATCACAATCACAATGATGCCAAGCAGGACGGAAGAAATGCCAATCAGATTCGCAAATAAATCCCCGGCCGGCGTCAGGCTAGTCTTCATGGTGAAATGCAGATTGGTGACAAGAAAGCCAACCCCAATAATTGCAATAGCCGTCCTAATCCAAGCAAGGTAGGTCCTCTCGTTGGCCAGGTGCTGCTGGATATATTTTGATTCAGTTGTCTGTGTCTTAGTCTCTTGTTTAGCGTCGTCCAAATTAAATCACTCACAGTTTGAGTTATAGTGTTTTCCTTATTCTATACCCAGCCTTCCTGCAAAAATCCCTATAAAAGCTTGTACATATAGTACTCGTTTACATATTCCCCATTTATCTTTAAGGAGTGGACTTTTTCACCTTCTATGACGAAGCCCATTTTTCTGTATAGATTAAAGGCGCGATCGTTGTTTTTAATAACTGTAAGCTCCAATCTCGTGATGTTCTTTTCATTTGCCCACTCAAAAACCTGATTGAACAATTGGCTTGCTACGCCTTGGCCGCGGAATTTTTCATCAACTCCAAGAACCAGATAAGCTGAATGGCTCTTCCGTCTGACGGTACCGCCAAGTGCAGCAATAAACCCGGCAAGTGCGCCTTCTGACTCGGCAACGAAGAATATCGATTTCTCCTCCGCCATAACTTTTTCAAGGATTTTCCTCTGCTGTTCGGCGGTCGTTTGCTTCTCCCCCGGTTCATACAGCATAAAGCCAGACTCCTCTATTCTCTTGCTAAGCTCAAGGAATTCTTCTGCATCAGTAATTTCGATTGGACGGATAATCATATTTATTCCCCCTATTCCCCCGGCAGCATAACATCACCGCTGTCTATATTTTTTATTAATAATAATACATCATTATTAATGTAAAAATAGTTTCTTTCCCTAATTTTTCCGATAACTGAATCAGGTTTTTTGAATAGGATAGAATAAGCCTGAGCAATCCATTAGTGCTTAATCCTTCGTAAGGAGTGATAAGTGAATGGCGGATAAAAAACCAACAATTCCTGGATCCAAGGGCATTAATCGCCTTAAGGAGGAAATCGCCAGGGAATTAGGTGTCCATCTGAATATTTCCACCAAACCCAGACGCAACAATAAATCGAAGTGATGGCCCACTTTGCTTACAAGGCGACTTCATCCGGCAGGAACAAAACAAAAAGCTGTCCAACAGGGCGGCTTTTTGGTTTTTAAAAAATAAAGGGTATTCAGGCCTAAATGTAGAATATATATAATCGGGTATGAACATTTAGGATGGAGGAGAAATAGAAATGAAACTTCAGCAGTTTATTGTTAACAGAGAGGAAGTGCAGTACCTGACCGAAAAGGCGACCATCAAAGAGGCTTTAGCTTTCCTTGATGAAACGGGTTTCCGCCGTGTTCCGGTTTTGGATTATGCTGGGAAACGATTCCTCGGCAATGTTGAAAAAATAGACATATTTGAATACACAGGTGACCAAAGTGACAGCATCGAGAAGATTCTTAAGGAATCTGATGGATTCGCACATGCTGAAGATTCGTTCAAAAAGATATTTTCCAGTATTAAGAGGCTTCCTTACCTGGCACTTGTCAACAGAGCAGATGAGTTTGTTGG is drawn from Bacillus sp. FJAT-18017 and contains these coding sequences:
- a CDS encoding class I SAM-dependent methyltransferase, yielding MNEQSIQNKRAWEYRAYEFWVKQYGMPKELAAKIATNPRGHLKKHSGYFGEVAGKKIANLCGSNGRKAVPLALLGAEVTVFDISQENKRYALELAEGAQTKITYIVTDIHDIDLNRYGGRFDVLYLEGGILHYFHNLNRFMYILYSLLKEGGEMILSDFHPLRKCFSKNGERFDIQPTYFDEGIRDGEVSFKRFFEKAEQEDFPDVSVRYFTLSEIINSVVQSGFILTRFDEHPGWKGENIPWEFTILAQK
- a CDS encoding dihydroorotate dehydrogenase encodes the protein MPDWSYHPLFKPLLTKLPPAVGREFIHRGMSLLSSNPLGERLIEFLGHMSPSRTLQKHFFDTEFSTPVGLAGAIDPELSGLKAFQNLGFGFIEVGPVSMEGTPMDNTLHFDEKNARITGLTGNSISLETAIAQLHSLKMKKVPFFIRVRGNLNELNQLCESLLPYGDAFILESEYAGSPAKFSQLRDRIGKPFILTFKERNLTNLESYKPDGLLIEGDSCEQIGESIERIKKHLGNNIPVITSGGVNEPADALLLLEKGASLIMLGQEYIFTGPGLPKRINEAYCYKTNPKPTINKGWIWYWLFGMAILIGGFVALYFSMTDVILPYDESFLGIFREDILSFSPEILYFMAHDRMTLAGTMISGGILYIQLARHGIRYGLHWARKAVNIAGIIGFLGILLFIGYGYFDWLHGLFWLILLPLFIMAFLKTKDAAESPVSTNLFNTKAWKLAMIGQLCFVVLGAALAVGGLVISTVGVSNVFVPSDLQFLCLSPEMLDEFNNKLIPVIAHDRAGFGSALLSVGLLVLMLALWGIREGERWVWWTFTIGAIPAFIAGIATHFIIGYTDFFHLLPAYFAFLLYLAGVICTAPFLYAKGSTSIIASSRDKSALSSN
- the clpP gene encoding ATP-dependent Clp endopeptidase proteolytic subunit ClpP, with the translated sequence MGAIPYVIEHSSRGERSYDIYSRLLKDRIVIIGDEINDQVANSVIAQLLFLEADNPEKDISIYINSPGGSTSAGFAIFDTMQLIKPEISTICIGMAASFGAMLLLAGAKGKRYALPNSEIMIHQPLGGARGQATEIEISAKRILKLREHINGIISERTGQLVEKVAKDTDRDFFMSAQEALDYGIIDKIISKN
- a CDS encoding sigma-70 family RNA polymerase sigma factor produces the protein MLASSNLPDKRDSREKNSFTGLGKYCSFLTKNKWESDDLFQSTLLKAIQTYEPEQFTEPLLKKIAYHQWIDTIRKRKFEVVGIPDEQAYPDSSTSTEGTLDAVNHLLQKLTLKQAVIFTLKEGFNYQAKEIAEIVGTSEMAIKSLLHRARKRLEYEHLRPLTDQVEATEVEVLSGLLHESLKREDPAILIKHLQQIPSLADVRKLASQKHSSSKPLKPYCMAA
- a CDS encoding tetratricopeptide repeat protein → MRINNNLNQRAIELLEENRFDESLKLFHEAVKSSRDVQSLNNLAWIYCYEEDDDSKAIPLLKEAIKMQPHSHFPYNMLGEVYVRREKWEEARNVLQKVVSIHPTKTAFYNLATAYYKLGKLEAAADSFLRGSEPSDLSLYSHIKCLAELGRKEEAFQKLSQFSEEDDHFVGEIDVADLYVELGDYKMAIYWFSKGWETYAKDPTWLGRYIFALLKADDLPSALDIQQEVIKEIEERIAETNDDCDEEWTPAEKEDYIRELTNHQREYAQIIDKIHSGYTPPMDFSTSVLHECYLFGCDQHNNPEYTK
- a CDS encoding NAD-dependent protein deacylase encodes the protein MEELKRFLDKATHTVVFTGAGMSTEAGLPDFRGTNGIWHGADPMQLASTRAMKENTNEFIKFYRHRVENLREHKPHQGHRILAKWEREGRIQSIITQNVDGYHHRAGNNQVSELHGTLRTCHCNDCGRRYPIDLFMEEGKSCEECGGFLRPSVVLFGEMLPEKAVQQAELEARRADLFIVMGSSLSVYPANVFPEIAKMAGAKLVIVNLEETELDNRADLVIHDVKIGELLQTLDQSF
- a CDS encoding YidH family protein; this translates as MDDAKQETKTQTTESKYIQQHLANERTYLAWIRTAIAIIGVGFLVTNLHFTMKTSLTPAGDLFANLIGISSVLLGIIVIVMATMAYIRKIDAINTQSFRAPKRSIIGLGIFIILIAIFFGVYFTMVNF
- a CDS encoding GNAT family N-acetyltransferase, whose product is MIIRPIEITDAEEFLELSKRIEESGFMLYEPGEKQTTAEQQRKILEKVMAEEKSIFFVAESEGALAGFIAALGGTVRRKSHSAYLVLGVDEKFRGQGVASQLFNQVFEWANEKNITRLELTVIKNNDRAFNLYRKMGFVIEGEKVHSLKINGEYVNEYYMYKLL
- a CDS encoding small, acid-soluble spore protein, alpha/beta type codes for the protein MADKKPTIPGSKGINRLKEEIARELGVHLNISTKPRRNNKSK
- a CDS encoding CBS domain-containing protein is translated as MKLQQFIVNREEVQYLTEKATIKEALAFLDETGFRRVPVLDYAGKRFLGNVEKIDIFEYTGDQSDSIEKILKESDGFAHAEDSFKKIFSSIKRLPYLALVNRADEFVGILTHAQIMNLLEDTYSDGISLTIGLFEQSHAIERISSIVGKHTSILSMFTLGSNKAVRQIHLSIPKDSPRDTVNKIVDELNDLGFRVTNIE